A genomic region of Eucalyptus grandis isolate ANBG69807.140 chromosome 5, ASM1654582v1, whole genome shotgun sequence contains the following coding sequences:
- the LOC104443569 gene encoding protein ABCI7, chloroplastic → MAALAFPRHIRTPPKPSSFSNKPKAKARTRISVRSSLAPPQLGFSDPFVLELAEALEDSLPSPSSPKLSPLQRIRDASSETLLSTPWPSRKDEPFRFTDTSFIKNSTIYPVSRPPPQSLEAPPASCEETQLPQLAIVDGYIVDFGSNLSGLPDGVYVGSLSNATSESLVERIGEFVSGFDWGDLFWSINGVGAPDLAVIYVPAGCRVENPVHLRYYSAEASDEGSNRLPLSNPRVFVLVEKGGEVDIVEEFMGGDGNRCYWANPVLEVVLGEGGKIRHSYVQNQSPCAAHIKWTSVQQEAESTYQLVEVSSGGKLSRHNLHVQQLGPDTVTELSTLHLAFNEQTQDLHSRLVLDYPRGSSRQLHKCIVANSQGQAVFDGNVKVNRYAQQTDAGQLTRSLLLEPRATVNVKPNLQIIADDVKCSHGAAISDLEESQLFYFQARGIDPKTARKALVFSFGAEVVSQLPNSFVQKKVENQIRELLVPR, encoded by the exons ATGGCTGCTTTGGCCTTCCCTCGCCACATCCGCACCCCGCCAAAGCCTTCTTCCTTCAGCAACAAACCGAAAGCCAAGGCCAGAACGAGAATCTCCGTCCGATCTTCGCTCGCCCCTCCTCAACTGGGTTTCTCCGACCCTTTCGTTCTCGAGCTCGCGGAAGCTCTGGAAGACTCccttccctctccttcttctccaaaGCTCTCGCCTTTACAGAGAATCAGGGACGCTTCCTCGGAAACCCTGTTGTCGACTCCGTGGCCTTCGCGCAAAGACGAGCCCTTTCGCTTTACGGACACCTCCTTCATCAAGAACTCCACCATCTACCCTGTTTCGCGCCCTCCTCCGCAGAGTTTGGAAGCTCCACCGGCCTCTTGCGAAGAAACCCAGTTGCCCCAACTTGCCATCGTTGATGGGTACATTGTGGACTTCGGCTCCAATTTGAGCGGTTTGCCCGATGGGGTTTATGTGGGCAGCTTGTCGAACGCGACCTCAGAGAGTCTGGTCGAACGAATTGGTGAGTTTGTGAGTGGTTTCGATTGGGGAGACTTGTTTTGGTCCATAAATGGTGTCGGGGCGCCTGATTTGGCAGTCATTTACGTGCCTGCCGGTTGCCGGGTTGAAAACCCAGTTCATTTGAGGTATTATTCTGCTGAGGCTAGTGATGAAGGGTCAAACAGATTGCCGCTTTCGAATCCGAGGGTGTTTGTGTTGGTGGAGAAAGGAGGGGAAGTTGATATAGTTGAGGAGTTCATGGGTGGTGATGGGAATAGATGTTATTGGGCTAATCCAGTTCTAGAGGTAGTGCTTGGAGAAGGTGGGAAAATTAGACATTCTTATGTGCAAAATCAATCTCCATGTGCTGCTCATATTAAGTGGACTTCAGTTCAGCAG GAAGCAGAAAGTACTTATCAACTCGTGGAGGTTAGTAGTGGCGGGAAGTTGAGCAGGCATAATCTCCATGTGCAGCAACTGGGGCCTGACACTGTGACAGAGCTATCCACTTTACATTTGGCCTTCAATGAACAGACTCAAGATTTACATAGTAGACTAGTCTTGGATTATCCACGTGGTAGCTCCCGTCAGCTTCATAAGTGCATTGTGGCAAACTCACAAGGACAGGCAGTATTTGATGGAAATGTTAAGGTTAACAG ATATGCACAGCAAACAGATGCGGGACAACTGACGAGAAGCTTGCTGCTCGAACCCCGTGCGACCGTAAATGTCAAACCCAACCTCCAAATCATAGCCGACGATGTCAAGTGCTCCCATGGAGCTGCTATAAGCGACTTAGAAGAAAGCCAGCTGTTCTACTTCCAAGCGCGCGGCATTGACCCGAAGACAGCAAGAAAGGCTCTAGTTTTCTCTTTCGGAGCTGAGGTGGTATCGCAGCTGCCCAATTCTTTCGTCCAGAAGAAAGTCGAGAATCAAATCAGGGAGTTGCTGGTTCCACGGTGA